The segment TCCTGCTTGGAACTGGGCCTTCCAGTTGGCCTAGCTCATTTAATTACCATTAttcatttttagataataataataattaccaCTGCTCATTTTCTATGTAGATGCACCGTGCACGCAATTAACGCACGTTACTCACAATTGGCTACCCTTTTATTGCCTTGAGGTCATACTTTCATGCTAGTACTTTGCTAATATCAGAGGGTTCACATTATTCAATATCAAGGTGAAAACCGGTCCTATCGGTCGAAAACCGAACGAAACTAGTAGAATCGAAAAACAAAGACGACTTTCAGTCTGTAAGAAATTTATGATATCAGAAATCAAGGTCCATGTTCCCATCTTGGATGTAGTTTGAACCAAGCATGCCAGCGTTACTAAGCTTGAGATTTGATGAACTATTGTGTTCTTTCATTTGATTACTGTGTTCCTGTTGTTCCTGAAATTACTATGAGCACACAAGCAGTACTTCGTTCAGCTTGTGCAGAGATCGCAGAAGGCAATCTCAGCAGTTTATGCATGATTGCACAGGACGCTTTCTTGCCAATGGCAGGTGAACACAGGAGGGGCAGTGTGGCAGCCAAAGGTACCCAAAATATCCAATCTTCATTATAATAGACGGGCACGGCGGTAAATTCTGAGTAGCAGGTCGTTGATATATCAAGCTAGGCCGATCCAATTTCCTCTATGTAAGAACAATGAGAACTGAGACCGAAAAAATTAGGCCCCAAGATGATTGCTCAAAATGCATATAAAAATGCAAAACCAAGCCAAAAATGATTACGCTCTACTCCTCTCAACATTAGTGAGGCACACATCCTAAACAAGCACATCGGTGAACGAACGAGACAAACGTCAGGTAATATATGCAGGGGATCAATCTTTGGCTCCTGAGTCATCTTGTCGTTGGCTGGCCTCTCCTGAAGTTCCCTGCAAAACAGCAAAAGGGTAAATCTTGTCAGTCTTTGGAACAGGAGAATATTTACAGGATTTTTACATGGGTTAGTCTTCCCACAAAAAATCTTTGAAACTCCTTCATTCCAATTTCCAAAGGAGGACTTAGGACATGGGGCTAGCTAAACTTTCTCTGTTCATGGTTGTTCGGGCCAAGGGAAATACCTGAACACGTGCAAGAAGATCCTCTAGTTCGGCTAATATATCTGAGAAAGGAGGTCGGTTGGATGGAATGCCTTCCCAACATCTCCGCATCAAGTCTAATAGCTGGGGATGAGCATTTTCTGGGAGCCCTGGGCGCAATCCCTTGTATAACAGTAAAATGTCATGCTTAGTGCATTTCACAATGCGCGTATTATGGTAAACTGTAACAAGTAATAACTGACAGCATATTATTTGAATAGAAGAAACCTGCATATACTACACACCTGTCTCACACCTACAGCTGCTTGGAGAGGGGTCATGGTATTATAAGGGATCTGAAAATACCAGAAACGAAAATTTGACAAGCCTTAGCAAACACTAATAAATGCACAATGTAGATAATTGTGTCTCTTCACAGAAAATCGTGTACCTTGGACGTTATGAGCTCCCAAAGCACAATAGCAAAACTGAACACATCAGCTTTGTTATCATAGGGTTGATGATTTATGACCTAGCAACGCCGCATCGAAGATATATTAGCAAGGAATATAATATTCTTGTACCTTTAGTAGACAATATAAACTAGGTAACTATAGAATGTCCATGCAAACTATAGAACATTCAGattattgaaacaaagaaaaagtcTTGTCTAGCACCTTGAACCTTAAGACAAAGCATCTAAAACCCTGAGCTTTACAATACGTTCATATAACCTCCCAAAGTGATTTTTGCCTAAGTGGAATACACATTGGATGGGTTTTGCCCATGTCGCGTAAATGCTGAACATACGTATCAAAATCTCCACTTACTATCTCCTCTTTATCCCAATTCATTCTCTCACCAAGGGAACAAGGACTGAAAAAATGCTTGtatgaccaaaaaaaaagatcaaacttTAGGACCAATGATTGAGAAAGCGCCAACATGTCATCCTACTTGGACAAAACCGCTTGTTCAAGTTTCCGTATAGGCAAAACCACCATACAAAACAACTTAAGGGGAGGGGCAGTTGTTTATAGATGGTATTGCAAAGTTTGGGGGGTTACAAACTAACCTTTAAAATTCGAGGTGCTCGGTGGACTTCCATTAAAAGCTTAAGGGGTGGTATGCCTATAGGGAAATTTCCATGAAACAAAAAACTATTCTGAACTATTCACTTTAGCAGTACAATATATTATATTGTGATAAGCATCCAAGTTTTGTTTTCGAGACTTCAAAAACAGTAACAATATTAGGCACACTTGAAACTGAATTACTTTGCTCCAGCAACAGAGTTGTACCTCTGGTGCCATCCATCTGTATGTTCCAGTTTCAGCTGTCATGTTACCTCCTTGATCCTGAAAACGAGCTACACCAAAATCTGCCACTTTCACAacctagaaaaataataatgaagTTATTTATCAGTTCATAGATATTTTCTCTCAAGTGCAAAGCAGATGGCTCCTGCACATACAAAAACACAAATGAAGCATGATTATATTGCATCAGTACCATTTGCCCACTTGCATAAACTATACTATCTTGTCTTATTTTTTCCCCTCATATGTTCATCAATAAAATGTTAAAGATTATAGGCTACGTACATGATCTTTGTCCATTAGAAGGTTTGCACTCTTTAAATCTCTATGGATAATACCCCTCTGATGCAAGTAACACATCCCTCTGCATACATCAACTGCAAACTTCAGCAGAGTTGGAAGGTCCAAGACATTATGCTGCTTGTGCACAAAGTCATACAGGCTTCCTCCAGACATGTATTCTGAAAGATATAAAAGTAGATGATGAGCATTAGTAGGAATCTTCCAGTCACCAAGATATAAATTAAGCAAGAACCCGCTCTTTGTCACATAATAACAAGCATAATTATATGGAATTAAAAATTACATCTCACCAATATTGTGAAATTAATTAGCATTGTGTAATAATTATTCAGCACATGCTTTATTTTTAGGAACAAACTATTCTTTGCAAATTCCCCGGTGAGAACCAATTGATGTCATAAATCTTACCAGTAATTATGCAAAATTGTGGTGGTTTTGTGCACGCACCAATGAATCGTACAACATTAGTATGCTGAACTTCCCTGAAAACAAGTATGGGAGATCAAGGCAAGGCATAAATATTTAGTTATTGGTACTTGCATGAACTGGGTAATTTCAGACATTCTTAATCTAAGAGCAGTAATATGCTCATGGCTAAGAATTGGATATGCTTAAACAATTCATTCACAATGGTAAATGctaaaaaagaattatataaaCAAAACACCTTATTATAATGTTAAATACCTTAGAATATATACTTCCTGTGTGAACTCATTCCAAACATTCTTATTCAAATGCTCAGATCTTAGAATTTTAACAGCAACATCCTCACCGAGATAAGTCCCATGATACCTTGACATAAGGATAACACACCATAAAAACAAAGTGCAATAAATacagtgataaaacaactcagcAGTATACAATTGACTTACAAATCCCCACAAGATCCAGAAGCAATCATCCCTCCCATCTTCAGCAGTCGTTTGTCAATTTCCCATTCACCACCTTTTACTTGGAATGGCAGTGTTCTTTCTGCAGCTGATGAGTGAGATGAACCTGACCATGATCCCTGCATTTTCAGAGAGAATCAGCAAATATGCTGTTAGATTTGTCAAATGGAACAAGACATTGTATCATGCATCAACTCCTTGCAAAAATACAAAATAGGATTATATCCGCATGGAAAATGCTTATTGCTTAGACAATCATAATATATATCACAAGTTACCTCATTCCTTAAAATGGACGCTTCCAGTGCCTTGTGCAAACCATCAGTGTCCTGATCAACCATTGCAACGTTGGCATCATTTAAAAAATACAGTTCATAATAAAAGAACCAGAATGGCTGGCCAACTCATTGGCATAAAACTTCACAGAATTGGTTGTTTAGACAGTATATCGTTGGTTGTCATACCAGACTGCTAACCAGCCGGTAGGTGGTTTTCAGGGCAGAATGGAATACTATTCCCCCACCCCCAAACACACATACCCCCCAAAAAAATGAGACACTCCATAATATAATTCTCATGCACACCATCAGATGGAGAATAAAACAGCATGTTATCATTATAACTTCCATAACCATGTCTGTCTAAACTGAGGTAAGCCTCAAGACAAAAATGCAATGAGTAGATCGTGGCAAGCTCAGGATTAGTTCTCAAGGAAGGGAATTACAATGGTAGTAGTTCAAACTTAAGTCTATGAAAATGATTCC is part of the Oryza glaberrima chromosome 12, OglaRS2, whole genome shotgun sequence genome and harbors:
- the LOC127757410 gene encoding serine/threonine-protein kinase STY46-like isoform X2, coding for MAAAAAEGGGGGGVEEGVGESSSPPRDPAAAPAASGGSGGGGGGGAGGLNICNQVYERLVAEGNEEAAAPDFRAQLEAHFMRLPHSYQLDINVDKAEDVLVHQKVLAEAKDPDRRPAFHIEEVDPTYDSDASEDGADDGDDLSVRQDTSYAHIHEVVFSTVDKPKLLSQLSALLSDIGLNIREAHVFSTFDNYSLDVFVVDGWPIEDTDGLHKALEASILRNEGSWSGSSHSSAAERTLPFQVKGGEWEIDKRLLKMGGMIASGSCGDLYHGTYLGEDVAVKILRSEHLNKNVWNEFTQEVYILREVQHTNVVRFIGACTKPPQFCIITEYMSGGSLYDFVHKQHNVLDLPTLLKFAVDVCRGMCYLHQRGIIHRDLKSANLLMDKDHVVKVADFGVARFQDQGGNMTAETGTYRWMAPEVINHQPYDNKADVFSFAIVLWELITSKIPYNTMTPLQAAVGVRQGLRPGLPENAHPQLLDLMRRCWEGIPSNRPPFSDILAELEDLLARVQGTSGEASQRQDDSGAKD
- the LOC127757410 gene encoding serine/threonine-protein kinase STY46-like isoform X1, giving the protein MAAAAAEGGGGGGVEEGVGESSSPPRDPAAAPAASGGSGGGGGGGAGGLNICNQVYERLVAEGNEEAAAPDFRAQLEAHFMRLPHSYQLDINVDKAEDVLVHQKVLAEAKDPDRRPAFHVRFLRIEEVDPTYDSDASEDGADDGDDLSVRQDTSYAHIHEVVFSTVDKPKLLSQLSALLSDIGLNIREAHVFSTFDNYSLDVFVVDGWPIEDTDGLHKALEASILRNEGSWSGSSHSSAAERTLPFQVKGGEWEIDKRLLKMGGMIASGSCGDLYHGTYLGEDVAVKILRSEHLNKNVWNEFTQEVYILREVQHTNVVRFIGACTKPPQFCIITEYMSGGSLYDFVHKQHNVLDLPTLLKFAVDVCRGMCYLHQRGIIHRDLKSANLLMDKDHVVKVADFGVARFQDQGGNMTAETGTYRWMAPEVINHQPYDNKADVFSFAIVLWELITSKIPYNTMTPLQAAVGVRQGLRPGLPENAHPQLLDLMRRCWEGIPSNRPPFSDILAELEDLLARVQGTSGEASQRQDDSGAKD